One window of the Manihot esculenta cultivar AM560-2 chromosome 14, M.esculenta_v8, whole genome shotgun sequence genome contains the following:
- the LOC110630700 gene encoding probable CoA ligase CCL9, translated as MDSFMITGIFKHVAGDFPDRRAVSVSGKFDLTYSHLHQLVEKAAYRLVAAGIKPGDVVALTFPNTIEFVIMFLAVIRARATAAPLNSAYTAEEFEFYLSDSESKLLLTPQEGNSTAQAAASKLNIRHAAVALPGADSELALSLPDPESDFISLAQLANEPSDVALFLHTSGTTSRPKGVPLTQLNLASSVRNIKAVYRLTESDSTVIVLPLFHVHGLVAGLLSSLGAGAAVTLPAAGRFSASTFWKDMIKYKATWYTAVPTIHQIILDRHFSNPEPAYPKLRFIRSCSASLAPSILARLEETFGAPVLEAYAMTEATHLMSSNPLPEDGPHKSGSVGKPVGQEMAILDENGATQEANASGEVCIRGPNVTKGYKNNPEANRVAFQFGWFHTGDLGYLDSDGYLHLVGRIKELINRGGEKISPIEVDAVLLSHPEIAQAVAFGVPDDKYGEEINCAIIPRDGSKIEEAEVLRYCRQNLAAFKVPKKVFITDSLPKTASGKIQRRIVAEHFLAQISTAKVPKFGA; from the exons ATGGATAGTTTTATGATCACTGGGATATTCAAACACGTCGCCGGAGACTTCCCTGACAGAAGGGCGGTGTCCGTTTCGGGCAAGTTTGATTTGACGTACTCTCATCTTCATCAACTGGTTGAAAAGGCCGCTTATCGCCTTGTTGCTGCGGGGATTAAGCCTGGAGATGTTGTTGCGCTAACTTTCCCCAATACTATCGAG TTCGTAATTATGTTTTTGGCCGTAATTCGAGCCCGAGCCACGGCTGCACCCCTTAATTCCGCCTACACCGCGGAGGAATTCGAGTTCTACTTATCGGACTCAGAGTCAAAGCTCTTGCTGACCCCGCAGGAAGGGAACAGCACCGCTCAAGCTGCGGCTTCCAAGCTCAACATTCGTCATGCCGCCGTTGCATTGCCCGGAGCTGATTCTGAATTGGCACTCTCACTTCCTGACCCGGAGTCGGACTTTATCTCTCTCGCTCAACTTGCCAATGAGCCATCCGACGTCGCTCTCTTCCTTCACACCTCTGGCACTACCAGCAGGCCCAAAGGGGTGCCATTGACACAGCTCAATTTGGCGTCTTCTGTGCGAAACATAAAGGCAGTGTATAGACTCACCGAATCAGACTCCACCGTCATAGTCCTTCCCCTGTTTCACGTTCATGGATTGGTAGCCGGATTATTGAGTTCGCTTGGAGCCGGAGCGGCCGTAACTCTCCCAGCTGCTGGCCGGTTCTCAGCATCAACATTTTGGAAAGACATGATCAAATACAAGGCTACTTGGTACACGGCGGTCCCCACCATCCATCAAATTATATTGGATCGACACTTTAGCAACCCGGAACCTGCGTACCCTAAACTCCGGTTCATTCGGAGCTGTAGCGCGTCCCTTGCGCCATCTATATTGGCTAGGCTAGAGGAGACCTTTGGTGCGCCGGTGTTGGAGGCGTATGCAATGACAGAGGCGACCCATTTAATGTCATCGAACCCGTTACCAGAAGATGGCCCGCATAAGTCCGGGTCGGTTGGGAAACCCGTGGGTCAGGAAATGGCGATATTAGATGAAAATGGCGCGACTCAAGAAGCAAATGCGAGTGGAGAGGTTTGCATAAGGGGTCCAAACGTAACCAAGGGGTACAAGAATAATCCCGAGGCTAACAGGGTGGCATTTCAATTCGGGTGGTTTCATACTGGAGATCTCGGGTATCTTGATTCGGATGGTTACTTGCATTTGGTGGGTAGGATTAAGGAGCTTATTAACCGTGGAG GAGAGAAAATATCACCAATCGAAGTGGACGCAGTTCTTCTATCTCATCCAGAGATTGCTCAAGCTGTTGCTTTTGGAGTTCCCGATGACAAATACGGTGAAGAG ATCAATTGTGCAATAATTCCTAGAGACGGATCGAAGATTGAGGAGGCAGAGGTTCTTAGGTATTGCAGGCAAAATCTGGCAGCTTTCAAGGTCCCCAAGAAGGTCTTCATCACCGACTCTCTACCGAAAACAGCCAGTGGAAAAATCCAAAGACGAATTGTAGCTGAACACTTCCTTGCTCAAATTTCTACTGCTAAAGTCCCCAAGTTTGGAGCTTAA
- the LOC110631203 gene encoding uncharacterized protein LOC110631203: MASINALALLVAAFVLCAQGTLGEIICEHLDQETCSYAISSTGKRCVLEKHVKRSGGESYTCGTSEIEADKLTNWIETDQCIIACGLDRKSLGISSDSLLESRFTQQLCSPQCYDSCPNIVDLYFNLAAGEGVFLPKLCEAQKGNARRELTADLRSSGLVAPGPIQPSKYTIAPIVAPALAPF; this comes from the exons ATGGCTTCCATCAACGCCCTAGCACTCCTGGTTGCTGCCTTCGTTCTCTGTGCGCAAGGCACTCTAG GAGAAATAATATGTGAGCATCTGGACCAAGAGACATGTTCTTACGCAATCTCATCCACCGGCAAGCGCTGCGTGCTCGAGAAGCACGTCAAAAGGAGCGGGGGAGAATCATACACTTGCGGTACCTCTGAAATTGAAGCCGATAAATTAACAAATTGGATCGAAACTGACCAGTGCATCATAGCATGTGGTCTCGACAGAAAATCACTGGGAATCTCATCAGATTCTCTCCTCGAGTCTCGCTTCACACAGCAGCTCTGCTCTCCTCAGTGCTACGATAGCTGCCCCAACATCGTTGATCTTTACTTCAATCTCGCCGCTGGAGAAG GTGTATTTCTTCCCAAGCTCTGCGAGGCACAAAAGGGAAATGCACGTCGAGAATTGACGGCTGATTTAAGGAGCTCTGGTCTTGTTGCACCCGGACCAATTCAACCATCGAAGTACACGATTGCGCCAATAGTTGCCCCAGCATTGGCTCCCTTTTAG